One genomic segment of bacterium includes these proteins:
- the groES gene encoding co-chaperone GroES: MMLKPLGDRIIVSIKTADEMSRGGIFLPETAKEKPHEGEIIAVGPGRMMEDGKLSQMEVNVGDRVLLNKYGGTEVTVGGKDFTIVRQDDILAVLDK, translated from the coding sequence ATTATGTTGAAACCGCTCGGAGATAGAATTATTGTGTCAATTAAGACGGCGGATGAGATGTCCAGAGGGGGAATTTTTCTTCCCGAGACCGCCAAAGAGAAGCCGCATGAAGGCGAAATCATCGCAGTCGGCCCAGGCCGAATGATGGAAGACGGCAAGCTGTCCCAGATGGAAGTGAATGTGGGAGACCGCGTGCTTTTAAACAAGTATGGCGGTACTGAAGTTACCGTTGGCGGCAAAGACTTTACCATCGTCCGTCAAGACGACATTCTTGCTGTGCTCGATAAGTAA